The Littorina saxatilis isolate snail1 unplaced genomic scaffold, US_GU_Lsax_2.0 scaffold_975, whole genome shotgun sequence genomic sequence TACTCCATTTTGCGAAGAAGGGGGGTCATTTTTCTCGTCAGATCCAAGATCCGTGGGTACTTGCGCACTGATGGACGCTCCGGTGGTGCTCCGTTTGTCGATGCTCTCTTCGTCGTTTTCCTTTGAGGTGTCAGTTTGAAGTGGAGCGGCGGTTTTTTCAGGGGTACCTGCCTGCTCCTCTGAATCATTCTGCTGTGACAATGCGTTTTCAATCGATATGTCGTTCATGGGTGACGCATCGTTTTCACTGATGGAGGTGATGTTATCGCACGATCCATCATTTTCTGTGgatccaccaccaccatcatcgtcgtcgtcatcaccaTCGTCATCGTTTTCCAGTGACGTTCCGTTTTCACCAGTGACGTCATTCTCCATGGACGCAATATTTTCATTAGACGCATCATCCCCAATAGACGCAACATTTTCTGTGGAGGCGTCATTTTCAACAGACATGGTGACTTCAGTGGAGGTGTTATTCTCTGTAGTAGTAGACACGTCTGGGTCTTGGTCTTCACTGGCAGACACAGATCCATTAGTGTTTGGAGGCCCCTCGTTATCATCCCCAGGGG encodes the following:
- the LOC138955025 gene encoding sericin-2-like, whose protein sequence is MGDTVAHTANAPEDEEIDTAKKKGSKKRTKNEILAEKSKSQNKEALSKEDNATPLDNEAIKTEAPGDDNEGPPNTNGSVSASEDQDPDVSTTTENNTSTEVTMSVENDASTENVASIGDDASNENIASMENDVTGENGTSLENDDDGDDDDDDGGGGSTENDGSCDNITSISENDASPMNDISIENALSQQNDSEEQAGTPEKTAAPLQTDTSKENDEESIDKRSTTGASISAQVPTDLGSDEKNDPPSSQNGVVTAAVTPSQDKATMTGSVKDQSTAPGTKRASRSSVDLGLPPSAST